The following proteins come from a genomic window of Cryptosporangium phraense:
- a CDS encoding C40 family peptidase has protein sequence MAAATGLLTAGLVLGPAAGAVAAPRTPEPPTTKSSAPATPARNLAELVRQRQSAAEAVAERLEEAKGQLASAQATGAAAAERRAAASARVAAARSAVASWARNSYIDAARGTDGLPADPRERMFGHVDPDASAAQAELDSAVAAEQEATSDEAAATALADTAQSQVTSLGAELKKRSAEIRSLRAGKEHVLAAEEADQEAVDAARSSEYIRDAQGVAGKAALAAIEFALAQRGKPYEWGAEGPNRYDCSGLVQTAYAAAGISLPRTARPQFRATTIVDTTALLPGDLLFFATDKSNWDTIHHVAIYLGHGKMLHAPTEGDVVRVAPVWWAEFYAATRVVPGGDGKMPAPLPLPAPAPSSSPSPSPSGSPSKSPSGSPSGSPSGSASPSGSPSGSPSGSASPSGSASPSGSPSGSASGSPSGSPSGSGSPSGATPSTSASAGRSPSPSSSKSPSAAGSDPPKNGACVPVSPSPSASRSPSASPSPTPSGSPTPDPC, from the coding sequence GTGGCCGCCGCAACCGGCCTGCTCACGGCCGGGCTGGTGCTCGGCCCGGCCGCCGGAGCCGTCGCCGCACCGCGCACCCCGGAACCGCCGACCACGAAGTCGTCCGCACCCGCGACGCCCGCGCGTAACCTCGCGGAGCTCGTCCGGCAACGCCAGAGCGCGGCCGAGGCCGTGGCCGAGCGTCTGGAGGAGGCGAAGGGGCAGTTGGCCTCGGCGCAGGCCACCGGAGCGGCCGCGGCCGAGCGTCGGGCGGCGGCGAGCGCGCGGGTGGCCGCGGCCCGGTCGGCGGTCGCCTCCTGGGCCCGCAACTCCTACATCGACGCCGCCCGGGGTACCGACGGACTGCCCGCCGACCCGCGCGAGCGGATGTTCGGCCACGTCGATCCGGACGCGAGCGCCGCGCAGGCCGAACTCGACTCGGCCGTCGCCGCCGAACAGGAGGCGACCAGCGACGAAGCGGCCGCGACCGCGCTGGCCGACACCGCGCAGAGTCAGGTCACGTCGCTCGGCGCGGAGCTGAAGAAGCGCTCGGCCGAGATCAGGTCGCTGCGCGCGGGCAAGGAGCACGTGCTCGCGGCCGAGGAGGCCGACCAGGAGGCGGTGGACGCCGCCCGGTCGTCGGAGTACATCCGCGACGCGCAGGGCGTGGCCGGGAAGGCGGCGCTGGCCGCGATCGAGTTCGCGCTGGCGCAGCGCGGCAAGCCGTACGAGTGGGGCGCGGAGGGGCCGAACCGGTACGACTGCTCCGGGCTGGTGCAGACCGCGTACGCGGCGGCCGGGATCTCGTTGCCGCGGACCGCGAGGCCCCAGTTCCGGGCGACGACGATCGTGGACACGACCGCGTTGTTACCGGGCGATCTGCTGTTCTTCGCGACCGACAAGTCGAACTGGGACACGATCCACCACGTCGCGATCTATCTCGGGCACGGGAAGATGCTGCACGCGCCGACCGAGGGCGATGTGGTTCGGGTGGCGCCGGTCTGGTGGGCGGAGTTCTATGCGGCTACCCGGGTGGTGCCGGGTGGGGACGGGAAGATGCCGGCGCCCTTGCCGCTGCCGGCTCCGGCGCCGAGTTCGTCGCCGTCGCCGTCGCCGTCGGGGAGTCCGAGCAAGTCGCCCAGCGGCAGCCCGAGCGGGTCGCCGTCCGGGAGCGCCTCGCCGTCCGGGAGTCCGAGCGGGTCGCCGTCCGGAAGCGCCTCGCCTTCCGGAAGTGCCTCGCCGTCCGGGAGCCCGAGCGGGTCGGCCAGCGGGAGCCCGAGCGGGTCGCCGTCCGGCAGCGGGTCGCCGAGCGGCGCTACCCCGAGCACGTCGGCGTCGGCGGGGCGGTCGCCCTCGCCGAGTAGTTCGAAGTCTCCTTCCGCCGCCGGATCCGACCCGCCGAAGAACGGTGCCTGCGTCCCCGTTTCGCCAAGCCCCAGCGCGTCCCGATCGCCGTCGGCGTCGCCGAGCCCGACCCCATCGGGAAGCCCGACCCCCGACCCCTGCTGA
- a CDS encoding sensor histidine kinase, whose amino-acid sequence MSEQQNGLWPAVTRAFGRGVRGEKQLIRGFATAFLALITLIGVVVVALAGVVGVGLLAVPLAARAVRSVADRERSRLGRLGVDLPSPGPVPRGLRGVLGDRSLPRELGWLASHATLGFVLGLFGVLLPVFIVRDLTFVAWWKLPPSDPTATAFGVGTAHTWWQASAISVFGIGWVAILVGVVPTLARVQSWPGRRLLVPDPSVDLSMRVVELTATRAAALDAHAVELRRIERSLHDGSQNRLVAVTVLLGAARRSLSRNPAETDAILERAQEAAESALAELRAVSRSILPPVLADRGLAGALTGLAANCGVPCGVEVDIAGRCAASVEATAYFVVAEALTNVAKHSGAKSAELTAQLRAGRLRLRITDDGKGGADASAGSGLDGIRRRVEAHDGTLSVDSPPGGPTILAVELPCGS is encoded by the coding sequence GTGTCCGAGCAGCAGAACGGTCTGTGGCCCGCGGTCACCCGTGCCTTCGGCCGGGGCGTCCGCGGCGAGAAACAGCTGATCAGGGGGTTCGCCACGGCGTTCCTGGCGCTGATCACGCTGATCGGGGTCGTCGTCGTCGCGCTGGCCGGCGTGGTCGGCGTCGGCCTGCTCGCGGTGCCGCTCGCCGCGCGGGCGGTCCGGTCGGTGGCCGATCGCGAACGCTCCCGGCTGGGCCGGCTGGGCGTCGATCTGCCGTCGCCCGGCCCGGTGCCGAGGGGGCTGCGCGGGGTGCTGGGCGACCGATCGCTCCCGCGTGAGCTGGGGTGGCTGGCCAGCCACGCGACGCTGGGTTTCGTCCTCGGGCTGTTCGGCGTGCTGCTGCCGGTGTTCATCGTGCGTGACCTCACGTTCGTCGCCTGGTGGAAGCTCCCGCCGTCGGATCCGACCGCCACCGCGTTCGGCGTCGGAACCGCGCACACCTGGTGGCAGGCGTCGGCGATCTCGGTGTTCGGGATCGGGTGGGTCGCGATCCTGGTCGGCGTGGTGCCGACGCTCGCGCGCGTGCAGTCCTGGCCGGGGCGGCGCCTGCTGGTGCCGGACCCGTCGGTCGATCTGTCGATGCGGGTCGTCGAGCTCACCGCCACCCGCGCGGCCGCGCTCGACGCGCACGCGGTGGAGCTGCGCCGGATCGAGCGGTCGTTGCACGACGGGAGTCAGAATCGGCTGGTGGCCGTCACCGTGCTGCTCGGCGCGGCCAGACGCTCGCTGAGCCGGAACCCGGCCGAGACCGACGCGATCCTGGAGCGGGCCCAGGAGGCGGCCGAGTCGGCGCTGGCCGAGTTGCGGGCGGTGTCCCGGAGCATCCTGCCGCCGGTGCTGGCCGACCGGGGCCTGGCCGGTGCCCTCACCGGGCTGGCCGCGAACTGTGGCGTGCCCTGCGGGGTCGAGGTCGACATCGCCGGGCGGTGTGCGGCGTCGGTGGAGGCGACCGCGTACTTCGTCGTCGCCGAGGCGTTGACGAACGTGGCCAAGCATTCGGGGGCGAAGTCGGCCGAGCTGACCGCCCAGCTGCGCGCCGGCCGGCTACGTCTCCGCATCACCGACGACGGCAAGGGCGGCGCCGACGCGTCCGCCGGGTCCGGTTTGGACGGGATTCGACGCCGAGTGGAGGCCCACGACGGGACGTTGAGCGTCGACAGCCCGCCCGGTGGCCCTACGATCCTGGCCGTGGAGCTGCCGTGCGGATCGTGA
- a CDS encoding DedA family protein, which produces MQSLLDGILSLPAPLVVVLAALILAGEPALLAGIVLPSVSTALGLGFLASAGLLNLPLSIATATVAVILGDATAYALGRRRATTSFGRRWARLQRATERASALLGRHGGRAVFAARWVVGARTLVPRLAGAGGVAPGRFLVHSVPAGVLWSGFFVGAGYLAGSSYRQVSAAVGPASLGMVLLGAALIAGVLAGRWLGRHPDRPARLLARVIGDRSGRWLPPTALALALTIVGALLTVLVATGVHTAGLPRLDEPVSTLLDAHRVSWPVPIVTAVLIATPSYAVVAAAAALVLIRPVRSGRHRDPLGVLAAGGAVVPLVILTALINLAEHVGRSDNLFATQHAVSTTAIALATWTLARKRTRTGIVVATGTAVVVLLAAGRVYLGWGTISSTAAALLIGLAWAGVFVAAWTVTSRGQTAPESPAAELGDRAAPVDEVVVNTDQGFHLGPIVGERTRLGTLSTVQLEHVVTS; this is translated from the coding sequence GTGCAATCCCTTCTGGACGGAATCCTCAGCCTGCCTGCCCCGCTCGTCGTGGTGCTGGCTGCGCTGATCCTGGCCGGTGAACCCGCTCTGCTGGCCGGAATCGTCCTCCCCAGCGTCTCGACCGCGCTCGGCCTCGGCTTCCTCGCCTCGGCCGGCCTGCTGAACCTCCCGCTGTCGATCGCGACCGCGACGGTTGCGGTGATCCTCGGAGACGCGACCGCGTACGCGCTCGGCCGCCGCCGGGCAACTACGTCATTCGGACGCCGCTGGGCGCGCCTCCAGCGCGCCACCGAACGAGCATCCGCTCTACTCGGGCGTCACGGCGGCCGCGCGGTGTTCGCCGCGCGCTGGGTCGTCGGAGCCCGGACGCTGGTGCCACGCCTGGCCGGAGCGGGCGGGGTCGCGCCGGGCCGGTTCCTCGTCCACAGCGTCCCGGCCGGGGTGCTCTGGTCGGGGTTCTTCGTCGGCGCCGGCTACCTGGCCGGGAGCTCGTACCGGCAGGTGTCGGCGGCGGTCGGGCCGGCGTCGCTGGGGATGGTGCTACTCGGGGCCGCGCTGATCGCCGGGGTTCTGGCCGGCCGGTGGCTGGGGCGGCACCCGGACCGGCCCGCGCGGCTGCTCGCCCGGGTCATCGGTGACCGATCGGGCCGCTGGCTCCCGCCGACCGCGCTGGCCCTGGCGCTGACGATCGTCGGCGCGCTGCTGACCGTGCTGGTCGCGACCGGTGTGCACACCGCCGGCCTGCCCCGGCTCGACGAACCGGTGTCGACGCTGCTGGACGCCCACCGGGTCAGCTGGCCGGTCCCGATCGTCACCGCGGTGCTGATCGCGACGCCGTCCTACGCCGTCGTCGCGGCCGCGGCGGCGCTGGTGCTGATCCGGCCGGTCCGGTCGGGGCGCCACCGCGATCCGCTCGGCGTCCTGGCGGCCGGCGGCGCGGTGGTGCCGTTGGTGATCCTGACCGCGCTGATCAACCTGGCCGAGCACGTCGGCCGGAGCGACAACCTGTTCGCCACCCAGCACGCGGTGTCGACCACGGCGATCGCGCTGGCGACCTGGACGCTGGCCCGCAAGCGGACCCGCACCGGAATCGTCGTGGCTACCGGCACCGCGGTCGTCGTCCTGCTCGCGGCCGGACGCGTCTACCTGGGTTGGGGGACGATCAGCAGCACGGCCGCGGCGCTGCTGATCGGGTTGGCCTGGGCCGGCGTGTTCGTCGCGGCCTGGACCGTCACGTCACGCGGCCAGACGGCGCCCGAATCGCCGGCGGCGGAGCTTGGCGACCGGGCTGCCCCGGTGGACGAGGTCGTTGTGAATACCGACCAGGGCTTCCACCTCGGCCCGATTGTCGGAGAACGCACCCGGCTGGGCACACTCTCCACAGTGCAGCTCGAACATGTCGTGACCTCCTGA
- a CDS encoding serine protease produces MLPQVVRSEFLPLVETQLAFQDTLLSRPNVVGVGLGHKYSRGINTGERAITVLVHRKVDARYLAPKAIIPPELDGVPTDVQEVGMIRAGGGPQPWADRGAAAAMGVGPFQLGQRVRPAFAGVSVGHYRGNAGTFGAGCFDAFPKPGEPGRYYILSTNYVLADTNGGIAGDPILQPALVDGGRYPADVIGKLVRYVPIQFHDGPSKPLNFVDAAIAEGLHDTDRRVYWAGEVSALNAAPNINDTVQKWGRTTNFTTGHVLAVNATVDVHYDGGRIARFGQQIITTNMSAGGDSGSLVTDPDEGAVGLLFAGSVRVSVLNNIVAVQSLLGVRVTEG; encoded by the coding sequence ATGCTCCCGCAGGTCGTCCGCAGTGAGTTCCTGCCACTGGTGGAGACCCAGCTAGCGTTCCAAGACACGTTGCTGAGCCGGCCCAACGTCGTGGGGGTCGGCCTGGGCCACAAGTACAGCCGGGGCATCAACACCGGCGAGCGGGCGATCACGGTGCTCGTGCACCGGAAGGTCGATGCCCGCTACCTCGCTCCGAAGGCGATCATTCCCCCGGAGCTCGACGGCGTCCCGACCGACGTGCAGGAGGTCGGGATGATCCGGGCCGGCGGCGGCCCCCAGCCCTGGGCCGACCGCGGTGCCGCCGCCGCCATGGGCGTCGGCCCGTTCCAGCTCGGCCAGCGCGTCCGCCCGGCGTTCGCCGGCGTCAGCGTCGGCCACTACCGCGGCAACGCGGGCACGTTCGGGGCCGGCTGCTTCGACGCGTTCCCCAAGCCGGGTGAGCCGGGCCGCTACTACATCCTGAGCACCAACTACGTCCTGGCCGATACGAACGGCGGCATCGCGGGCGATCCGATCCTGCAGCCGGCGCTCGTCGACGGCGGCCGCTACCCGGCCGACGTGATCGGCAAGCTCGTCCGGTACGTGCCCATCCAGTTCCACGACGGACCGTCCAAGCCGCTCAACTTCGTGGACGCGGCGATCGCCGAGGGCCTGCACGACACCGACCGGCGCGTCTACTGGGCCGGCGAGGTCAGCGCGCTCAACGCCGCGCCGAACATCAACGACACCGTCCAGAAGTGGGGACGCACCACGAACTTCACGACCGGGCACGTCCTGGCCGTCAACGCCACCGTCGACGTGCACTACGACGGTGGCCGCATCGCCCGCTTCGGCCAGCAGATCATCACCACGAACATGTCGGCCGGTGGCGATTCCGGCAGCCTGGTGACCGACCCCGACGAAGGGGCGGTCGGGCTGCTGTTCGCCGGCTCGGTGCGGGTGAGTGTGCTGAACAACATCGTCGCCGTCCAATCGCTGCTGGGCGTCCGCGTCACCGAGGGCTAG
- a CDS encoding response regulator — MRIVIAEDDALLREGLALLLKAEALDVVATAGDPDEFLAAVEQHHPDVALVDVRMPPTHTDEGIKAAVAARQRYPGLAVLVLSAYVEQAFATELLAGGSAGLGYLLKERVGRVEQFLDALRRVAEGGTAIDPDVVTQLLSRTRSDPRLDRLSPRELDVLKLMAEGLGNAAIAQRLVVTDGAVHKHIRSIFAKLDLPPDDATDRRVTAVLRYLENVRRMG; from the coding sequence GTGCGGATCGTGATCGCCGAAGACGACGCCCTCCTGCGCGAGGGCCTGGCGCTGTTGCTGAAAGCCGAAGCGCTCGACGTGGTGGCCACGGCCGGCGACCCGGACGAGTTCCTCGCGGCCGTCGAGCAGCACCATCCCGACGTCGCGCTGGTAGACGTCCGCATGCCGCCGACGCACACCGACGAGGGCATCAAGGCCGCGGTAGCGGCGCGCCAGCGCTACCCGGGGTTGGCGGTGCTGGTGCTGTCGGCCTACGTCGAGCAAGCATTCGCGACCGAGCTGCTGGCCGGCGGGAGCGCCGGCCTCGGGTACCTGCTCAAGGAGCGGGTCGGGAGGGTCGAGCAGTTCCTCGACGCGCTGCGGCGGGTCGCCGAAGGCGGCACCGCGATCGACCCGGACGTGGTCACGCAGCTGCTGTCGCGGACGCGGTCGGATCCGCGGCTCGACCGGCTCAGCCCGCGCGAGCTCGACGTGCTGAAGCTGATGGCCGAGGGGCTCGGCAACGCGGCGATCGCCCAGCGGTTGGTGGTCACCGACGGCGCGGTGCACAAGCACATCCGGAGCATCTTCGCCAAGCTCGACCTGCCGCCGGACGACGCGACCGACCGTCGGGTGACCGCTGTGCTGCGGTATCTCGAGAACGTACGGCGGATGGGGTAG
- a CDS encoding M12 family metallopeptidase — MRIPALSRLSPRSVAGLLLVVLVVVAVLLGQFDGGTDSSAGPVGISIAIAISCTALGVLILVAVPRHLVGRLLLAAGASAAVGTVAVSWTRWEPVAWLSQWTWWPAYGLLFLALLFFPDGRSAGRGSRVLAVTLIALTALSSIVLAVAALDAPRTLLSAADVKLDPQTKLLVRIFAAGVFLTVAAGIGVLGTLWARWRRADTDTRQQLACLLPAVVLLLLGWGLSFFNLDGAYILAAVAVPLGMTVAIMRYGLYSLDRVLNRTLVWLVMTALVVVGFVAIVTVLREVVMRNTSADSISLVTTGVIAITYAPLHRRVQQGVNHLLYGDRHDPYKVITELGDVLGQTAEPNAVLPLLTGTIANSLQVPYVAVEAEEPHGARLLAWYGRVGSNVQAFDMISRGEHIGRLLVSPRTDGGHFSPRETQLLTDIALHAGVAVEAGRLTRDLQESRERLVRAQEEERRRLRRDLHDGLGPSLTGMSMQVRAARKLSGPGRVRDILDALAGDLAACTAEVRQLVDELRPPALDRGLAVALRDECRRFDSNALSVQLDLHDDLGRLPAAVEVAAYRVVAEALNNVARHADARNCVVSVRRGRDLTIEITDDGKGIAGPVRAGVGLASMRDRAGELGGECEIRAAQPRGTTIRVHFPAASLVLMESAIPLPPTAADAPALASVAPPAVSAAPTAPVRLWPGGVVPYEVAPDVGPNGRVSEAIAHLESKTSIRFVPRTDEHADHVRFVLAEDYASQVGRVGGEQHIEVQAEGEMGRVLHEIVHTLGRWHEHCRTDRDQYVSILWANIAPESRPNFLIQATGPEEGPYDYESIMHYPRVAFSVNGERTLETLQPVPAGLPVGQRRQLSDGDCRVIERLYADASAAVEPAPVGASPSEDEVSGALRLPSSVPAATAAAVRIAVRDTTTTANAMRQVGETVLTDVPLVAGGQVPFRVPVDGVDPTAVYTLEAHVDVTGDGAVAAGDLLTARACPVLTNGAPVEAVAVPMTSVV; from the coding sequence ATGCGCATTCCCGCCCTGTCCAGGCTTTCTCCCCGCAGCGTCGCGGGGTTGCTCCTCGTCGTCCTGGTCGTCGTCGCCGTGCTGCTCGGGCAGTTCGACGGCGGTACCGACTCGAGCGCCGGCCCGGTGGGGATCAGCATCGCGATCGCCATCTCCTGCACGGCGCTGGGGGTGCTCATCCTCGTCGCCGTGCCGCGGCATCTGGTCGGCCGGCTGCTGCTGGCAGCCGGCGCCAGCGCCGCCGTCGGCACCGTCGCGGTCAGCTGGACGCGCTGGGAGCCCGTCGCCTGGCTGAGCCAGTGGACGTGGTGGCCGGCGTACGGACTGCTGTTCCTGGCATTGTTGTTCTTCCCCGACGGCCGATCAGCCGGCCGGGGCTCGCGCGTCCTCGCGGTGACGCTGATCGCGTTGACTGCGCTCAGCTCGATCGTGCTGGCCGTGGCCGCCCTGGACGCACCCCGGACGCTGCTGAGCGCGGCCGACGTGAAGCTCGATCCGCAGACCAAACTGCTGGTGCGGATCTTCGCGGCCGGCGTCTTCCTGACCGTGGCCGCCGGCATCGGCGTCCTCGGCACGCTGTGGGCCCGCTGGCGCCGGGCCGACACCGACACCCGCCAGCAGCTCGCCTGTCTGCTGCCCGCGGTCGTCCTGCTGCTGCTCGGGTGGGGTCTGTCGTTCTTCAACCTCGACGGCGCCTACATCCTGGCCGCGGTCGCGGTCCCGCTCGGGATGACCGTCGCGATCATGCGGTACGGGCTCTACAGCCTCGACCGCGTCCTCAACCGGACGCTGGTGTGGCTGGTCATGACCGCGCTGGTCGTGGTCGGGTTCGTCGCGATCGTCACCGTGCTCCGCGAGGTCGTCATGCGGAACACGTCGGCCGACTCGATCTCGCTGGTCACCACCGGCGTCATCGCGATCACCTACGCGCCGCTGCACCGGCGGGTGCAGCAGGGCGTCAACCATCTGCTCTACGGCGACCGGCACGACCCGTACAAGGTCATCACCGAGCTCGGCGACGTGCTGGGGCAGACCGCCGAGCCGAACGCGGTGCTCCCGCTGCTCACCGGCACGATCGCCAACTCGCTGCAGGTCCCGTACGTGGCGGTGGAGGCCGAGGAGCCGCACGGCGCCCGGCTGCTGGCCTGGTACGGCCGGGTCGGGTCGAACGTCCAGGCGTTCGACATGATCTCCCGCGGTGAGCACATCGGACGCCTGCTGGTGTCCCCACGAACCGACGGCGGGCACTTCTCGCCGCGCGAGACGCAGCTGCTGACCGACATCGCGCTGCACGCCGGGGTGGCCGTCGAGGCCGGTCGGCTCACCCGCGACCTACAGGAGTCGCGCGAGCGGCTGGTGCGGGCCCAGGAGGAGGAGCGTCGCCGGCTGCGTCGCGACCTGCACGACGGGCTGGGGCCGAGCCTCACCGGGATGTCGATGCAGGTCCGGGCGGCCCGCAAGCTGTCCGGGCCCGGGCGGGTGCGTGACATCCTCGACGCGCTCGCCGGCGACCTGGCCGCCTGCACCGCGGAGGTGCGTCAGCTGGTCGACGAGCTACGTCCGCCCGCGCTCGACCGGGGGCTGGCCGTCGCGCTGCGCGACGAGTGCCGCCGGTTCGACAGCAACGCGCTGTCCGTGCAGCTCGATCTGCACGACGATCTCGGTCGGCTCCCGGCCGCGGTCGAGGTCGCGGCCTACCGGGTCGTCGCCGAGGCGCTGAACAACGTCGCCCGCCACGCCGACGCGCGCAACTGCGTGGTGAGCGTCCGGCGCGGGCGTGATCTGACGATCGAGATCACCGACGACGGCAAGGGCATCGCGGGTCCGGTGCGGGCCGGGGTCGGGCTGGCCTCGATGCGCGACCGGGCCGGCGAGCTCGGTGGCGAGTGCGAGATCCGGGCCGCGCAGCCCCGGGGCACCACGATCCGCGTGCACTTCCCGGCGGCGTCGCTGGTGCTGATGGAGTCGGCGATCCCGCTCCCGCCGACCGCGGCCGACGCCCCGGCGCTGGCCTCGGTGGCGCCCCCGGCCGTCTCGGCCGCGCCGACTGCACCCGTGCGGCTCTGGCCCGGGGGAGTGGTGCCGTACGAGGTCGCCCCCGACGTCGGCCCGAACGGACGGGTCAGCGAAGCGATCGCCCACCTGGAGAGCAAGACGTCGATCCGGTTCGTCCCGCGGACCGACGAGCACGCCGACCACGTCCGGTTCGTGCTGGCCGAAGACTACGCGTCGCAGGTCGGCCGGGTCGGTGGGGAGCAGCACATCGAGGTGCAGGCCGAGGGCGAGATGGGCCGGGTGCTGCACGAGATCGTGCACACGCTCGGGCGCTGGCACGAGCACTGCCGCACCGACCGCGACCAGTACGTCTCGATCCTGTGGGCGAACATCGCGCCGGAGTCGCGGCCGAACTTCCTCATCCAGGCCACCGGGCCGGAGGAGGGCCCGTACGACTACGAGTCGATCATGCACTACCCCCGGGTGGCGTTCTCGGTCAACGGCGAGCGGACCCTGGAGACCCTCCAGCCGGTGCCCGCCGGCCTGCCGGTCGGCCAGCGCCGCCAACTCTCCGACGGCGACTGCCGGGTGATCGAGCGTCTGTACGCCGACGCGTCGGCCGCCGTGGAGCCGGCTCCGGTCGGCGCGTCGCCTTCGGAAGACGAGGTGTCGGGTGCGTTGCGGCTGCCGTCGAGCGTCCCGGCCGCGACCGCGGCCGCCGTCCGGATCGCGGTCCGCGACACGACGACCACCGCCAACGCGATGCGTCAGGTCGGCGAGACCGTCCTGACCGACGTTCCGCTGGTCGCGGGCGGTCAGGTCCCGTTCCGGGTCCCGGTCGACGGCGTCGACCCAACCGCCGTCTACACGCTCGAGGCCCATGTGGACGTGACCGGGGACGGCGCGGTGGCGGCCGGCGATCTCCTCACCGCCCGGGCCTGCCCGGTGCTGACCAACGGGGCGCCTGTGGAGGCAGTCGCCGTGCCGATGACGAGCGTGGTGTGA
- a CDS encoding response regulator, protein MSAWAFQGGGTPVEEPKRVLIVDDHPVVRRGLKVMLEDEPWVSEVAEAASVEEAVREAITCQSDVIAMDVVLPDGDGVDATRRILEACPDAAVLMLTMADDDDIVAKALNAGARGFLLKDTDPDMVIDALRTVASGGVVLGPRVGPTVLTALRRAPAVLPPPFDQLTTRELEIVNRLAMGDTNAQIARHLNVSEKTIRNQMSAVFNKLNVSDRVQAALLARDAGILR, encoded by the coding sequence ATGAGCGCATGGGCGTTCCAGGGCGGAGGCACACCGGTGGAAGAGCCGAAGCGGGTCCTCATCGTCGACGATCACCCGGTCGTGCGGCGGGGCCTGAAGGTGATGCTCGAGGACGAACCGTGGGTCAGCGAGGTCGCCGAGGCGGCCAGCGTCGAAGAGGCCGTCCGGGAGGCGATCACCTGCCAGTCCGACGTGATCGCGATGGACGTCGTCCTGCCCGACGGCGACGGCGTGGACGCGACCCGGCGGATCCTCGAGGCCTGCCCGGACGCGGCCGTGCTGATGCTCACGATGGCCGACGACGACGACATCGTGGCCAAGGCGCTGAATGCGGGTGCTCGCGGGTTCCTGCTCAAGGACACCGACCCCGACATGGTGATCGACGCGCTGCGCACGGTGGCCAGCGGTGGCGTCGTACTCGGGCCCAGAGTCGGCCCGACCGTGCTGACCGCGTTACGCCGGGCCCCGGCCGTCCTGCCGCCGCCGTTCGACCAGCTGACCACCCGGGAGCTGGAGATCGTCAACCGGCTGGCGATGGGCGACACCAACGCGCAGATCGCCCGCCACCTCAACGTCAGCGAAAAGACGATTCGTAACCAGATGTCGGCAGTTTTCAACAAGCTCAACGTGAGCGACCGGGTGCAAGCTGCCCTACTTGCGAGGGATGCCGGGATTTTGCGGTAG
- a CDS encoding DUF4037 domain-containing protein: protein MLTDRKLQEIADRLVGVPGIAGVMLGGSRARGTHADDSDVDLGLYYRAPLDVDALAALARELAGPGAEVTRPGEWGPWVDGGGWLRIDDVLVDWIYRDLDRVTTAWDDARAGRYGFHSQVGHPLGVPDFSYVGEMALGRVLADPAGELTALRDAAQRYPEALRERILTQALWEADFAVLNAGKAVDRGDTAYVAGCLFRAVELCAHALHAYAGAWLINEKGAVDAAAALPVAPLDFAEVAHGVLAGLGRAPIDLRAALHTAGLLIDATAAATGGGRTGRSAHLR, encoded by the coding sequence GTGCTGACCGACCGGAAGCTGCAGGAGATCGCCGACCGGCTCGTCGGGGTGCCCGGCATCGCCGGGGTGATGCTCGGCGGGAGCCGCGCCCGCGGCACCCACGCCGACGATTCCGACGTCGACCTCGGCCTCTACTACCGGGCTCCGCTCGACGTGGACGCGCTGGCCGCGCTCGCCCGTGAGCTGGCCGGCCCGGGCGCGGAGGTCACGCGGCCGGGCGAGTGGGGGCCGTGGGTCGACGGCGGCGGCTGGCTCCGCATCGACGACGTCCTCGTCGACTGGATCTACCGCGACCTCGACCGCGTCACCACGGCCTGGGACGACGCCCGCGCCGGGCGGTACGGGTTCCACTCCCAGGTCGGCCACCCGCTCGGCGTCCCCGACTTCTCGTACGTCGGGGAGATGGCCCTCGGACGGGTGCTGGCCGACCCGGCCGGTGAGCTGACCGCGCTGCGGGACGCAGCGCAGCGGTATCCGGAGGCGCTGCGGGAGCGGATACTGACCCAGGCGCTCTGGGAGGCGGACTTCGCGGTCCTGAACGCCGGCAAGGCCGTCGACCGGGGCGACACCGCGTACGTCGCCGGCTGCCTCTTCCGCGCGGTCGAGCTCTGCGCCCACGCGTTGCACGCGTACGCCGGCGCGTGGCTGATCAACGAGAAAGGCGCGGTGGACGCCGCGGCCGCGCTGCCCGTGGCCCCGCTGGACTTCGCCGAGGTGGCCCACGGCGTGCTGGCGGGGCTGGGACGCGCCCCGATCGACCTCCGCGCGGCCCTGCACACCGCCGGCCTCCTGATCGACGCCACCGCCGCGGCTACCGGCGGCGGACGTACTGGGCGATCAGCGCACCTCCGCTGA